A stretch of DNA from Spirosoma endbachense:
TGGTTGACCATGTTGAGCAAATACGAATACAGCTATCAAAAGCAGAATAAGCTGAATCGGCAAAGCAGGTAAAGTATCGACTATGGTCTGATTGTCAGTTAGTTGATTTTGGTGGAAACAGTTGAAATTCTCGGATGCCAATACTCCCTACAGACTCCTGAATAATCAGTCTGAATCGTTTTGCCGTGACAGGAGTTATGGTCTTTCGCCACTCGCTACCAGGTTGCTGACCACTCATTAGCGTAATCCATTGCTGATCTTTTTCATATTGAATGGCAAATCGTCCGATCTGTGGGGTTACAGCTGATGTTTTAGCGGGGATAAATGCATTGACCATCACCTGGCCAACGCGCTGAGGTTTGCCAAGATCAATTTCGAGCCAGCCAGTTGAGTTAAATAGTGCCTGAAGTTTTGCCGATTGAAACGAAAGATCCGTGCCATAGTAGGCGTCGAATTGACCATCACGTCGACGGCCTAATTTCCAGTAAGTTTTCGGGTCATCGTCGACAGTGGCATCGGCATTATGTAAGAACGAACTAAGCTCACTGGATGCCCTGGCTGATTTAGTATAGGCCAGCGAACCCGTTTTTGAGAACGGCCGGATGAGGGATAGTGTAGCCGCCGGTTGATCGATGGTGAGCGTAATAATTGTGGCGATTGAGTCGCGCATTGCCGTTGGAATCACCAGTTCCAGATTTTCCTTCCGTTGGCGGAACGTCACCGGACCGCCAGTCAATAGGGTTGCTTGTTTGATAGGTACAGGTAGGGGCGGGAGCACGATGGTGCCGTCAGTTCCCGTCAGAATATGCAGAAAAATTTTATTGTCCTTTTGCGTACAGACATACGAATCGGTCGGGGTGTAAGGACCACCTTTTGTGCCATAAATGGCTTCTGAACGGGGTTTAATCCAGGAACCAAGATCATAAAGACGGTTTGTGAAAAGGGCAGGGAACTGGCCCAGACTGTCGGGGCCAACGTTAAGCAGTAAATTGCCATTGCTGCCTACACAACGCAACAGGGTGTGTACCGACTCGCTCAGGCTCCGGGGCGTATCGCCAAATTTCCAGGCCCATTGGTGCCCCATATTCGTACAGGTTTCCCAGGGAGTTTGCCCAAACCCCGCTACAAACCCTTCTGGTGTTGCATAATCGCCATAGGTGCCGGGTTGACTGTGTGATTCATCGGGACTAAAGACTTCCAGTCGGTTGTTCAGAATAATATCCGGTTGTAGCCGATGAACCAGCTCATAAACCTGTTTCGGTTTGGCAGGAGAGGGTGAGCCTTCATAGTCGAACCACAACAGATCAATTGGACCATAATTAGTCAGTAGTTCGGTAAGCTGGGTCATCATCCGGCCAACAAACTCGTTGTTACTGGCCGGATTGCGGCAGTCGGAGTCTTTCCAGTCGGCCAGTGAAAAATACCAGCCGATCTTAAGCCCTGCTTCTCGCGCAGCATCGGCCAGCTCTTTGCAGACATCCCGCCCGAACGGGGTCGACATGATGTTGTACGTTGTGGATTTCGTGTTCCACAGGCAGAAACCATCGTGGTGTTTGGCGGTGAGCACGACGTACTTCATACCTCCGGCCTTTGCCTGGGCTACCCACTCTCTGGCATTGAAACGGGTAGGGTTGAATCGCCGGTAAAGCGAGTCATACCGGCTTTTACCGTAATCAGCTCGAGACCAACTGATTTCTTTGCCGATAAGCGAGACCGGCCCCCAGTGAATGAACAGGCCAAAACGAGCATCACGCCACCACCCTAGTCGTTGGTCCTGTGTCAAGGCTGTTTGAGCCATCAGGCTGATCGTCAGCATGATTAATGTTGCCGAAAGGCTAAGCGAACGAATGGAGCGGATTGGCATAAGCAATTGGCAGGCGTCGCTTAATGAAAGGAGCCATTAAGGCGCTTAATGCTTAGAAGCAATACCCAAGCTTTTTTTACCAATAGACAAACCGGGTCTTACCTATTTCTTCCACAATTTATCCGTCAGCACTTTAGCCATGACCTGATCGCGATAATTCCGGCTGATTGGAATACGATGCGTTTGAATAAAGATTTCATTTCCCTCGATCGACTCAATTTTATTCGTAGAAACCATGAAAGATTTATGCACCCGGATAAATGACTGACTCGGTAAATTCTCCTCCAGGTTTTTCAAATTCAAGAGGGTTACGTATTTACTTTTAGTGGTATAAATGGTCACATAGTTTTGCAATCCTTCCGCAAACAGAATATCGTCGAAGACTATTTTTTCGTATTTATTTCCGCATTTGATAAAGAAATAATCATCGTTCGCTTCGACTTTTTGTGGATTTGCCGATGCCGATCTGGTGAGGAGCCGGTGGTATTCTTTCGCTTTATTGGCCGACTTGAAAAAACGATCGAACGTAATCGGTTTTAGCAGATAATCCAGCACATTTAACTGAAAACCTTCCAGCGCAAAGCTGGGGTAGGCCGTTGTAATAATGACCATTGGTGGATTTTCTACGATTTTTAAAAAATCGATGCCATTCATTTTAGGCATCTGAATATCCAGGAAAATCAAATCCGTGGGTTGCCGATCCAATAACGTGATGAGCTCAAGCGGATTTTCACAGGTATCGGTCAGGTGCAAAAAATCCACTTCCCGTACGTAACTGGCCAGGCCCTCCCTGGCTAATGGTTCATCATCGATAATGACACAATTGAGTTTCATACGGGTATGCCGGAAATGGGTAAAGGTGATGCATGCACGGACTCCGTCAGGGTCAGCCGCAGCTTCACCTCGAATTGGTTCAGGTCATGTTGAATAGTCAGCTCGTATTGGCCTGGGTACAGGAGATCCAAACGTCGTTGCACGTTTTGCAGGCCAATACCCCCGTACCTGACAACGTCATTGGCTATCTCAGTAGAGGTACTATTGGCCACAAAAAAGTCGAGTTGCTGACCATCCAGTTCTAATTTAATGGCAATCCAGTTCGGTCGGTCATTGTGC
This window harbors:
- a CDS encoding alpha-L-fucosidase — its product is MPIRSIRSLSLSATLIMLTISLMAQTALTQDQRLGWWRDARFGLFIHWGPVSLIGKEISWSRADYGKSRYDSLYRRFNPTRFNAREWVAQAKAGGMKYVVLTAKHHDGFCLWNTKSTTYNIMSTPFGRDVCKELADAAREAGLKIGWYFSLADWKDSDCRNPASNNEFVGRMMTQLTELLTNYGPIDLLWFDYEGSPSPAKPKQVYELVHRLQPDIILNNRLEVFSPDESHSQPGTYGDYATPEGFVAGFGQTPWETCTNMGHQWAWKFGDTPRSLSESVHTLLRCVGSNGNLLLNVGPDSLGQFPALFTNRLYDLGSWIKPRSEAIYGTKGGPYTPTDSYVCTQKDNKIFLHILTGTDGTIVLPPLPVPIKQATLLTGGPVTFRQRKENLELVIPTAMRDSIATIITLTIDQPAATLSLIRPFSKTGSLAYTKSARASSELSSFLHNADATVDDDPKTYWKLGRRRDGQFDAYYGTDLSFQSAKLQALFNSTGWLEIDLGKPQRVGQVMVNAFIPAKTSAVTPQIGRFAIQYEKDQQWITLMSGQQPGSEWRKTITPVTAKRFRLIIQESVGSIGIREFQLFPPKSTN
- a CDS encoding LytR/AlgR family response regulator transcription factor — its product is MKLNCVIIDDEPLAREGLASYVREVDFLHLTDTCENPLELITLLDRQPTDLIFLDIQMPKMNGIDFLKIVENPPMVIITTAYPSFALEGFQLNVLDYLLKPITFDRFFKSANKAKEYHRLLTRSASANPQKVEANDDYFFIKCGNKYEKIVFDDILFAEGLQNYVTIYTTKSKYVTLLNLKNLEENLPSQSFIRVHKSFMVSTNKIESIEGNEIFIQTHRIPISRNYRDQVMAKVLTDKLWKK